Proteins from a single region of Candidatus Binatia bacterium:
- the rdgB gene encoding RdgB/HAM1 family non-canonical purine NTP pyrophosphatase has product MKLARPVTLASRNEGKRRELEALAAGALRLELLPADAPEVVEDGATYLENARKKAQAISRFTSGPALADDSGLEVDVLGGAPGLYSARYGGAGLDDAGRTAHLLEEIGQSADRGARFRCVLVLAHGDEWISAEGVIEGEIAQAPRGAGGFGYDPVFLASCFGGRTLAEVDPAKKNEVSHRAAALRALLPKLG; this is encoded by the coding sequence GTGAAGCTCGCGAGGCCCGTCACGCTTGCGTCGCGCAACGAGGGCAAGCGGCGCGAGTTGGAGGCGCTGGCCGCCGGAGCGCTCCGGCTCGAATTGCTTCCGGCGGATGCGCCGGAGGTCGTCGAGGACGGCGCGACGTACCTGGAGAACGCGCGCAAGAAGGCGCAGGCGATCTCGCGGTTCACCAGCGGCCCGGCGTTGGCGGATGACTCCGGCTTGGAAGTCGACGTTTTGGGGGGCGCTCCGGGGCTGTACTCGGCCCGGTACGGCGGCGCGGGCCTCGACGATGCCGGGCGAACCGCCCACCTTCTCGAGGAGATCGGGCAGTCCGCCGACCGCGGGGCGCGCTTCCGCTGCGTCCTGGTGCTGGCGCACGGCGACGAGTGGATCTCCGCCGAGGGCGTGATTGAGGGCGAGATCGCTCAGGCACCGCGCGGCGCGGGCGGCTTCGGGTACGATCCGGTGTTCCTCGCGTCGTGCTTCGGCGGCCGGACCCTCGCGGAGGTCGACCCCGCGAAGAAGAACGAGGTGTCGCACCGGGCGGCGGCGCTTCGCGCGCTGCTCCCGAAGCTGGGCTGA
- the rph gene encoding ribonuclease PH: MKAPKASKVRRGEHSDGRAASEPRKLQLDVGHLTHAEGSALATAGETRVLCAVSLEDRVPDFLRGSGRGWLTAEYSMLPRSTHTRSAREANKGKIKGRTHEIQRLIGRSLRAVLDLNMLGERTLYVDCDVIQADGGTRTTSINGAYAAVAQAIETLMASGELKKSPLREPVGAISVGLVDGEVLTDLAYAEDSRAEVDANFVMTASGGLVEVQGTAEGRTFERDDLNAMLDAAWTAIRGFNKIQERAIADWVKKNSAKK; encoded by the coding sequence GTGAAAGCCCCCAAGGCGTCGAAAGTCCGACGGGGGGAACACTCCGACGGTCGCGCGGCCAGCGAGCCCCGAAAGCTGCAGCTGGACGTCGGTCACCTGACACACGCAGAGGGATCCGCCCTTGCAACTGCTGGGGAAACTCGCGTGTTGTGCGCCGTGAGCCTCGAGGATCGAGTGCCGGACTTCCTGCGCGGTTCGGGTCGGGGTTGGCTCACCGCGGAGTACTCGATGCTCCCTCGGTCGACGCATACGCGCAGTGCGCGTGAGGCAAACAAGGGCAAGATCAAAGGGCGAACGCACGAGATCCAACGTCTCATCGGCCGTAGCCTGCGCGCAGTGCTCGACCTGAACATGCTCGGAGAGCGCACACTCTATGTGGACTGTGACGTGATCCAGGCCGACGGTGGCACGCGCACCACCTCGATCAACGGCGCCTACGCCGCGGTCGCCCAGGCGATCGAGACCCTGATGGCTTCCGGGGAGCTGAAGAAGTCGCCGCTCCGCGAGCCGGTGGGTGCGATCAGCGTGGGACTCGTCGATGGTGAGGTGCTCACGGACCTCGCGTACGCTGAGGACAGCCGTGCCGAGGTCGACGCGAATTTCGTCATGACGGCCTCCGGCGGTCTCGTCGAGGTGCAAGGAACCGCCGAAGGACGAACGTTCGAGCGAGACGATCTCAACGCGATGCTCGACGCGGCATGGACAGCGATTCGTGGCTTCAACAAGATCCAGGAGCGCGCGATCGCGGACTGGGTGAAGAAGAACAGCGCAAAGAAGTGA
- a CDS encoding sigma-54 dependent transcriptional regulator, translating into MQQNGTTQLIGQHPLVQRVRNLIRRVAVTDATCLILGESGTGKELAAREIHGCSLRSEKPFIPVNCGAIPADLLESEMFGHERGSFTGAVGSRAGMFQLASGGTIFLDEISEMSPILQVKLLRVLQDHEVRPVGSDRPRHVDVRVIAATNKDLSLQIERGLFREDLYYRLEVIPVNLPPMRERRSDIPLLVRHFLDRHNQKRPELEVTITEEAMVHLWEYDWPGNVRELENLLERLVILSEDSVIRVENLPANVRSFISEKKIPKPVMSEEGLNLANAVEEFENRLIDEALRRTKGNKQAAARLLGLKRTTLVAKLRRRRGAVVVESGMTAT; encoded by the coding sequence GTGCAGCAGAACGGAACCACACAGCTGATTGGGCAACACCCGCTCGTGCAACGAGTCCGTAATCTGATCAGGCGGGTGGCCGTTACGGATGCAACTTGCCTGATCCTCGGCGAGAGCGGGACCGGCAAAGAACTCGCTGCGCGCGAGATCCACGGTTGCAGTCTGCGCTCCGAGAAGCCGTTCATCCCGGTAAACTGCGGAGCCATCCCCGCCGACTTGCTCGAGTCCGAAATGTTCGGTCACGAGCGTGGGTCGTTCACGGGAGCGGTCGGGAGCCGAGCCGGCATGTTCCAGCTCGCGAGCGGCGGTACGATCTTCCTCGACGAAATCTCGGAGATGAGCCCCATCCTGCAGGTGAAGCTGCTGCGGGTGCTGCAGGATCATGAAGTCCGACCGGTCGGTTCCGACCGTCCGCGTCACGTCGACGTGCGCGTCATCGCCGCGACAAACAAAGATCTATCGCTCCAGATCGAGCGCGGCCTCTTCCGCGAAGATCTCTACTATCGACTCGAAGTCATTCCGGTGAACCTGCCGCCGATGCGGGAACGTCGCTCCGACATCCCGCTTCTCGTGCGTCACTTCCTGGACCGTCACAACCAGAAGCGGCCCGAGCTCGAGGTCACCATCACCGAAGAGGCGATGGTCCATCTCTGGGAGTACGACTGGCCCGGCAACGTTCGCGAACTTGAGAACCTCCTCGAGCGACTCGTCATCCTCTCAGAAGACTCCGTCATCCGCGTCGAGAACCTGCCGGCCAATGTCCGCTCGTTCATCTCCGAGAAGAAGATTCCTAAGCCGGTCATGTCGGAGGAAGGCCTCAACCTCGCGAACGCAGTCGAGGAGTTCGAAAACCGGCTGATCGACGAGGCGCTCCGCCGCACCAAAGGAAACAAACAGGCAGCCGCTCGCCTCCTCGGACTCAAGCGCACCACCCTCGTCGCCAAACTCCGTCGCCGCCGTGGCGCAGTCGTCGTCGAGAGTGGTATGACCGCGACATGA
- a CDS encoding response regulator, producing the protein MKPEETGDQMLGSVLVVDDDEDSRRLLSHLLERRGYSVVVADGGQAALDVLSSTDVDVVLLDVMMPVMDGFAVCRELKKAPATATLPIILLTARDDMETRATGMNLGVSEFLAKPVNKEELFMRVKTQVEARQRGRQLDQAQRRADQIS; encoded by the coding sequence ATGAAACCGGAAGAAACAGGGGATCAGATGCTCGGCAGCGTGCTGGTCGTCGACGACGACGAGGATTCCCGTCGTCTCCTCTCCCACCTTCTCGAGCGCCGCGGATACTCCGTCGTGGTCGCCGACGGTGGACAAGCTGCTCTCGACGTCCTGAGCAGCACCGACGTCGATGTGGTGCTGCTCGATGTGATGATGCCCGTCATGGACGGCTTCGCCGTCTGCCGGGAGCTGAAAAAGGCTCCCGCCACCGCAACGCTGCCCATCATTCTCCTAACCGCCCGCGACGACATGGAGACGCGCGCTACGGGAATGAACCTGGGTGTGAGCGAGTTCCTCGCCAAGCCGGTGAACAAAGAGGAGCTGTTCATGCGAGTGAAGACGCAGGTCGAAGCGCGCCAACGCGGCCGCCAGCTCGACCAGGCCCAGCGTCGCGCCGACCAGATCTCCTGA
- a CDS encoding RNA methyltransferase — MRGRIRVVLVRPRRGGNVGSVARAMKNMGLDDLVLVAPRTPVGATAQHMAAHAGDVLKARRTVPDLAAALADTTLAIGTVGRETTPRQRLESPRALAPEIVAQAQAGRVALVFGPEDHGLSNADLDQCQRLLCIPTGDEYASLNLAQAVLICAYEVHLVLAEEGAAPALRGATTRRRAEREADTAAATGEERDSMFDHLESALGGIGFLSPQNPAHIMRDIRALFGRGGLTKRDIRVWRGIARQVSWAAKKISGVPKDS; from the coding sequence ATGCGAGGTCGCATTCGCGTGGTGTTGGTGCGCCCCCGGCGCGGCGGGAACGTCGGGTCGGTCGCGCGGGCCATGAAGAACATGGGTCTCGACGACCTCGTTCTGGTCGCGCCGCGCACGCCGGTCGGCGCGACGGCGCAGCACATGGCGGCGCACGCTGGTGACGTCCTGAAGGCACGCCGTACCGTCCCCGACCTCGCCGCCGCACTCGCGGATACGACGCTCGCCATCGGAACGGTCGGACGCGAGACGACACCGCGCCAACGGCTCGAGAGCCCGCGCGCGCTGGCCCCGGAGATCGTCGCGCAGGCGCAGGCGGGGCGCGTCGCGCTCGTTTTCGGCCCGGAGGACCATGGTCTCTCCAACGCCGACCTCGACCAGTGTCAGCGCCTGCTCTGCATTCCGACCGGCGACGAGTACGCGTCGCTCAATCTCGCCCAGGCCGTTCTGATCTGTGCGTACGAGGTGCACCTGGTCCTCGCGGAGGAAGGCGCGGCGCCGGCTTTGAGAGGGGCGACGACGCGGCGACGCGCCGAGCGCGAAGCGGACACCGCCGCCGCGACCGGAGAGGAGCGGGACTCGATGTTCGATCATCTCGAGTCGGCGCTCGGCGGCATCGGTTTTCTTTCGCCGCAAAACCCCGCGCACATCATGCGGGATATCCGCGCGCTCTTCGGGCGCGGTGGGCTCACGAAGCGCGACATCCGCGTGTGGCGGGGGATCGCGCGTCAGGTCTCGTGGGCCGCGAAGAAGATCAGCGGGGTCCCGAAAGACTCTTGA
- a CDS encoding VOC family protein, translating to MNLRVDHFSIAVHSMEKALDFFSRYLPVEMNWKPADGYNDQFRWCDFWVGNVKFELIESARAGSFVEQFLQKRGEGVHHLSLETDDLEGIVGPMERDGLRIVDRFESDDGDKTAFISPRSAFGMLVQFWQVSHGAPPPRDRIAPMPFGDVRTAFDHLSVAVESLDSGLAFFQRYFPIDNLRDRHMGYGGDFELLQFDLAGYKMELIADASGSSFVTKFLKKRGQGFHHISIDVDDLAPVLERLRKDGVRVVDEANLGKGYKTAFISPRDAHGVLIQFWQVPDLEGDVG from the coding sequence ATGAACCTCCGAGTCGATCACTTCTCTATCGCGGTGCACTCCATGGAGAAGGCGCTGGACTTCTTCTCTCGCTACCTCCCCGTCGAGATGAACTGGAAGCCGGCCGACGGCTATAACGACCAGTTCCGGTGGTGCGACTTCTGGGTTGGAAACGTGAAGTTCGAGCTCATCGAGAGTGCTCGGGCGGGCAGTTTCGTTGAGCAGTTCCTGCAAAAACGCGGAGAAGGCGTTCACCATCTTTCGCTTGAGACCGACGACCTCGAGGGAATCGTCGGCCCGATGGAACGAGACGGCCTGCGGATCGTCGATCGGTTCGAGTCAGACGACGGCGACAAGACCGCGTTCATCTCACCGCGCTCCGCCTTCGGTATGCTCGTGCAGTTCTGGCAGGTGAGCCACGGCGCACCACCTCCGCGCGACCGCATCGCCCCGATGCCGTTCGGCGACGTGCGGACGGCCTTCGATCATCTCTCCGTCGCCGTCGAGAGCCTCGACTCCGGGCTCGCCTTCTTCCAACGCTACTTCCCGATCGACAACCTACGCGATCGGCACATGGGCTACGGCGGCGACTTCGAGCTGCTCCAGTTCGATCTTGCCGGCTACAAGATGGAACTCATCGCCGACGCGAGCGGATCGAGCTTCGTCACCAAGTTCCTCAAAAAGCGCGGACAGGGCTTCCACCACATCTCCATCGACGTCGACGATCTCGCCCCCGTCCTCGAACGCCTCCGCAAAGACGGCGTCCGCGTCGTAGACGAAGCCAACCTCGGCAAAGGCTACAAAACCGCCTTCATCTCCCCCCGCGACGCCCACGGCGTCCTAATCCAATTCTGGCAAGTCCCGGACTTGGAAGGGGACGTTGGTTAG